A window of the Pseudomonas gozinkensis genome harbors these coding sequences:
- a CDS encoding YggT family protein: MIGLNTVAVYVLQTLGSLYLLIVLLRFVLQLVRANFYNPLCQFVVKATQPLLKPLRRIIPSLFGLDMSSLVLAILVQLALMALTLLLTYGTTGNPLQLLIWSLIGVTALFLKIFFWAMIISIILSWVAPGSHNPGAELVNQICEPALAPFRRIVPNLGGLDLSPIFAFLVLKLIDMLVINNLAVMTMMPEILRLLM, translated from the coding sequence ATGATTGGATTGAACACCGTAGCGGTTTACGTGCTGCAAACCCTCGGCAGTCTGTACCTGCTGATCGTGCTGCTGCGCTTCGTCCTGCAACTGGTGCGGGCGAACTTCTACAACCCGCTGTGCCAGTTCGTGGTCAAGGCTACCCAGCCACTGCTCAAGCCACTGCGCCGGATCATTCCGAGCCTGTTCGGCCTCGACATGTCGTCGCTGGTGCTGGCGATCCTCGTGCAACTGGCGCTGATGGCGCTGACCCTGCTGCTGACCTACGGCACCACCGGTAATCCGCTGCAACTGTTGATCTGGTCGCTGATCGGCGTGACGGCGCTGTTCCTGAAGATTTTCTTCTGGGCCATGATCATCAGCATCATCCTGTCCTGGGTCGCACCGGGCAGCCACAATCCGGGCGCCGAACTGGTAAACCAGATCTGTGAACCGGCTCTGGCGCCGTTCCGCCGCATCGTGCCGAACCTCGGCGGTCTCGACCTGTCGCCGATCTTTGCCTTCCTCGTGCTGAAGCTGATCGACATGCTGGTGATCAACAACCTCGCGGTGATGACGATGATGCCGGAAATCCTGCGCCTGCTGATGTGA
- a CDS encoding DUF167 domain-containing protein: MSWFRWDGDDLILECHLQPAARSDDFCGLHGDRLKIRLTAPPVEGKANAYLMGFLAKAFGVSKSQVSLIGGELNRQKRVRISAPKKLPDLPGLALP; this comes from the coding sequence GTGAGCTGGTTTCGCTGGGACGGTGACGACCTGATTCTGGAGTGTCACCTGCAACCGGCCGCCCGCAGCGATGATTTCTGCGGGCTGCACGGTGATCGCTTGAAGATCCGCCTGACCGCGCCGCCGGTCGAAGGCAAGGCCAATGCATACCTGATGGGGTTTCTGGCCAAGGCTTTCGGGGTCTCCAAAAGTCAGGTCAGCCTGATCGGCGGTGAGCTGAACCGGCAGAAGCGAGTGCGCATCAGCGCACCGAAAAAGCTGCCGGACTTGCCGGGTCTGGCTTTACCTTGA
- the metX gene encoding homoserine O-succinyltransferase MetX yields the protein MPAAFPPDSVGLVTPQTAHFSEPLALACGRSLADYDLIYETYGTLNAQASNAVLICHALSGHHHAAGYHSVDDRKPGWWDSCIGPGKPIDTNKFFVVSLNNLGGCNGSTGPSSLNPETGKPFGADFPVLTVEDWVHSQARLADLLGIGQWAAVIGGSLGGMQALQWTITYPDRVRHCLAIASAPKLSAQNIAFNEVARQAILTDPEFHGGSFQEQGVIPKRGLMLARMVGHITYLSDDSMGEKFGRGLKSEKLNYDFHSVEFQVESYLRYQGEEFSGRFDANTYLLMTKALDYFDPAANFNDNLAKTFEGAKAKFCVMSFTTDWRFSPARSRELVDALMAARKDVSYLEIDAPQGHDAFLIPIPRYLQAFGNYMNRITL from the coding sequence ATGCCAGCTGCCTTTCCCCCCGATTCTGTTGGTCTGGTGACGCCGCAAACGGCGCACTTCAGCGAACCGCTGGCCCTGGCCTGCGGCCGTTCGCTGGCCGATTATGACCTGATCTACGAAACCTACGGCACGCTGAACGCGCAAGCGAGCAACGCCGTGCTGATCTGCCACGCCCTGTCCGGCCATCACCACGCTGCGGGTTACCACAGCGTCGACGACCGCAAGCCCGGTTGGTGGGACAGCTGCATCGGCCCCGGCAAACCGATCGACACCAACAAGTTCTTCGTGGTCAGCCTGAACAACCTCGGCGGTTGCAACGGCTCCACCGGCCCGAGCAGCCTCAATCCGGAAACCGGCAAGCCGTTCGGCGCCGACTTCCCGGTGCTGACCGTGGAAGACTGGGTGCACAGCCAGGCACGTCTGGCCGACCTGCTCGGCATCGGCCAGTGGGCGGCGGTGATCGGCGGCAGCCTGGGCGGCATGCAGGCGCTGCAATGGACCATCACGTATCCGGATCGCGTTCGCCACTGCCTGGCCATCGCCTCGGCCCCCAAGCTGTCGGCGCAGAACATCGCCTTCAACGAAGTGGCGCGCCAGGCGATCCTAACCGACCCGGAATTCCACGGCGGCTCGTTCCAGGAACAAGGCGTCATCCCCAAGCGCGGCCTGATGCTGGCGCGGATGGTCGGGCACATCACCTACCTGTCCGACGACTCCATGGGCGAGAAATTCGGCCGCGGCCTGAAGAGCGAAAAGCTCAACTACGACTTCCACAGCGTCGAGTTCCAGGTCGAAAGCTACCTGCGCTATCAGGGCGAAGAGTTCTCCGGGCGCTTCGATGCCAACACTTATCTGTTGATGACCAAGGCGCTGGACTACTTCGATCCGGCGGCGAACTTCAACGATAACCTGGCGAAAACCTTCGAAGGTGCCAAAGCGAAGTTCTGCGTGATGTCGTTCACCACCGACTGGCGCTTCTCCCCGGCCCGATCGCGGGAACTGGTGGACGCGCTGATGGCCGCGCGCAAGGACGTCAGCTACCTGGAAATCGATGCGCCGCAGGGCCACGACGCCTTCCTGATTCCGATCCCGCGTTATTTGCAGGCGTTCGGCAATTACATGAACCGCATTACGTTGTGA
- the metW gene encoding methionine biosynthesis protein MetW yields the protein MRADLEIIQEWIPAGSRVLDLGCGDGELLTWLRDHKQVTGYGLENDPDNIAECVAKGVNVIEQDLDKGLGNFASNSFDIVVMTQALQAVHYPDKILDEMLRVGRQCIITFPNFGHWRCRWYLASKGRMPVSEFLPYTWYNTPNIHFCTFEDFEELCREREAKVIDRLAVDQQHRHGWASKLWPNLLGEIGIYRVSSPGLADHRIAV from the coding sequence ATGAGAGCTGATCTGGAAATCATCCAGGAATGGATCCCCGCCGGCAGCCGCGTGCTCGACCTCGGTTGCGGCGACGGCGAGTTGCTGACCTGGCTGCGCGACCACAAACAAGTCACTGGCTACGGCCTGGAAAACGACCCGGACAACATCGCCGAGTGCGTGGCCAAGGGCGTCAACGTCATCGAGCAGGACCTGGACAAGGGCCTGGGCAACTTCGCCAGCAACAGCTTCGACATCGTGGTGATGACCCAGGCCCTGCAAGCCGTGCATTACCCGGACAAGATCCTCGACGAAATGCTGCGGGTCGGGCGCCAGTGCATCATCACCTTCCCGAATTTCGGTCACTGGCGCTGCCGCTGGTACCTGGCGAGCAAGGGCCGGATGCCGGTGTCCGAGTTCCTGCCGTACACCTGGTACAACACGCCGAACATCCACTTCTGCACCTTCGAAGACTTTGAAGAACTTTGTCGCGAACGTGAGGCGAAGGTCATTGATCGGCTTGCCGTGGATCAACAGCACCGCCACGGGTGGGCCAGTAAGCTATGGCCTAATCTGTTAGGTGAGATCGGTATCTACCGCGTCAGCAGCCCGGGGCTTGCGGATCACAGAATCGCGGTCTGA
- a CDS encoding DUF4426 domain-containing protein produces the protein MGRLITVLLAACLSLSAVAADAIKGERKEVFGDVTVHYNTFNSTFLTPDIAKAAELIRSKNQGVINVSVIKDGKPLIAQVTGTVKDLTSQSVPLTFRQITEQGAIYYIAQYPVEQQETRTFEIKVQNGDKINTINFNQELFPGQ, from the coding sequence ATGGGACGCTTGATTACCGTGCTATTGGCCGCCTGCCTGAGCCTGTCGGCCGTGGCCGCCGATGCCATCAAGGGCGAACGCAAGGAAGTGTTCGGTGATGTCACCGTGCATTACAACACCTTCAACTCCACCTTCCTGACGCCCGACATCGCCAAGGCTGCCGAGCTGATCCGCAGCAAGAACCAGGGCGTGATCAATGTCTCGGTGATCAAGGACGGCAAACCGCTGATCGCCCAAGTCACCGGCACCGTCAAAGACCTGACCAGCCAGAGCGTGCCGCTGACCTTCCGCCAGATCACCGAGCAAGGCGCGATCTACTACATCGCCCAGTACCCGGTGGAGCAGCAGGAAACCCGCACCTTTGAAATCAAGGTGCAGAACGGCGACAAGATCAACACCATCAATTTCAACCAAGAGCTTTTCCCTGGCCAATGA
- the rdgB gene encoding RdgB/HAM1 family non-canonical purine NTP pyrophosphatase, which yields MINLTQLVLASHNAGKLKELQAMLGESVQLRSIGEFSSVEPEETGLSFVENAILKARNAARISGLPALADDSGLAVDFLGGAPGIYSARYADGKGDAANNAKLLDALKDVPEAERGAQFVCVLALVRHADDPLPILCEGLWHGRILTAASGEHGFGYDPLFWVPERNVSSAELSPSDKNQISHRARAMDLLRQRLGLK from the coding sequence ATGATCAATCTCACGCAACTCGTACTGGCCAGCCATAACGCCGGCAAACTCAAGGAACTCCAGGCCATGCTCGGCGAATCGGTGCAACTGCGCTCGATCGGCGAATTCAGCAGCGTGGAGCCGGAAGAAACCGGTCTGTCGTTCGTCGAGAACGCGATCCTCAAGGCGCGCAATGCCGCTCGCATCTCCGGGCTGCCGGCGCTGGCCGACGATTCGGGTCTGGCGGTGGATTTCCTCGGCGGTGCGCCGGGCATCTACTCGGCGCGCTACGCCGACGGCAAGGGTGACGCGGCGAACAACGCCAAGCTGCTCGACGCCTTGAAGGATGTGCCTGAAGCCGAGCGCGGCGCGCAGTTCGTCTGTGTGCTGGCGCTGGTGCGTCACGCCGACGATCCGCTGCCGATCCTCTGCGAAGGCCTGTGGCACGGGCGCATCCTGACCGCCGCCAGCGGTGAGCACGGTTTCGGCTACGACCCGCTGTTCTGGGTGCCGGAGCGCAACGTGTCCAGCGCCGAGCTGAGCCCGAGCGACAAGAACCAGATCAGCCACCGCGCCCGTGCAATGGATCTGCTGCGCCAGCGTCTGGGCTTGAAATGA
- the hemW gene encoding radical SAM family heme chaperone HemW, which produces MTDSSCASSLIIGGAASSPRAPLPTLPPLALYIHIPWCVRKCPYCDFNSHTASPVLPEQEYVDAMLADLDQDLHAVYGRELSSIFFGGGTPSLFSAEALGRLLEGVKQRIPFADDIEITLEANPGTFEQEKFVAYRKLGINRLSIGIQSFQQEKLKALGRIHNGDEAVRAAGMARQAGFDNFNLDLMHGLPDQSLDDALSDLRQAIDLKPTHISWYQLTLEPNTVFWNQPPVLPEDDTLWDIQEAGQALLAEHGYAQYEVSAYAQPGRPARHNLNYWSFGDFIGIGAGAHGKLSHPDGRIVRTWKTRLPKDYLNPAKSFQAGEKALTNDEMPFEFLMNALRLTAGVESRLYPERTGLPLESLDEHRREAEQSGLLQVEPSRLAATERGQLFLNDLLQKFLS; this is translated from the coding sequence ATGACCGATAGCTCCTGCGCGTCGTCGCTGATTATCGGCGGCGCCGCCTCCTCGCCTCGGGCGCCGTTGCCGACGCTGCCGCCCCTGGCGCTGTACATCCACATCCCGTGGTGTGTGCGCAAATGCCCCTATTGCGACTTCAACTCCCACACCGCCAGCCCGGTGCTGCCGGAGCAGGAATACGTCGACGCGATGCTGGCCGACCTCGATCAGGATCTGCACGCGGTGTATGGCCGTGAGCTGAGTTCGATCTTCTTTGGCGGCGGCACACCGAGCCTGTTCAGTGCCGAAGCCCTCGGCCGCTTGCTCGAAGGTGTGAAACAACGCATTCCGTTTGCCGATGACATCGAAATCACCCTGGAAGCCAACCCCGGGACCTTCGAACAGGAGAAGTTCGTCGCCTACCGCAAACTGGGGATCAATCGCCTGTCGATCGGCATCCAGAGCTTCCAGCAGGAAAAGCTCAAGGCCCTCGGCCGCATCCACAACGGCGACGAAGCGGTACGCGCCGCTGGCATGGCGCGTCAGGCCGGGTTCGATAATTTCAACCTCGACTTGATGCACGGCCTGCCGGACCAGTCGCTGGACGATGCCTTGAGCGATCTGCGCCAGGCTATCGACCTGAAGCCGACGCACATTTCCTGGTATCAGCTGACGCTGGAGCCGAACACCGTGTTCTGGAACCAGCCGCCGGTGCTACCGGAAGACGACACGCTGTGGGACATTCAAGAGGCCGGGCAAGCGCTGCTGGCCGAGCACGGTTACGCGCAGTACGAAGTTTCGGCCTATGCGCAACCCGGTCGCCCGGCGCGGCATAACCTCAATTACTGGAGCTTCGGCGACTTCATCGGCATCGGCGCCGGCGCCCACGGCAAGCTCAGCCACCCGGACGGGCGCATCGTGCGCACCTGGAAGACGCGCCTGCCGAAGGACTACCTCAACCCGGCCAAAAGCTTCCAGGCCGGCGAGAAAGCCCTGACCAACGACGAGATGCCGTTCGAGTTCCTGATGAACGCCCTGCGCCTGACCGCCGGCGTCGAATCGCGCCTGTACCCGGAGCGCACCGGCCTGCCGCTGGAGAGCCTCGACGAACACCGGCGCGAGGCAGAACAAAGCGGTCTGTTGCAGGTCGAACCGTCACGTCTGGCGGCCACCGAGCGCGGACAACTGTTCCTCAACGACTTGCTGCAGAAATTTCTGAGCTGA
- a CDS encoding DUF3392 domain-containing protein encodes MDLILDLLATVSRWSRSNLSEIALALVGCLLVLFGADFKGWVEQRLGSIAGALRVPLMALLCMIGSGAALIYATPWVVKGLSQFNNYSLAPVLLVVLVLIGVVADRR; translated from the coding sequence ATGGATTTGATACTCGACCTGCTCGCCACCGTGTCCCGCTGGAGCCGCAGCAACCTCTCGGAAATCGCTCTGGCCCTGGTGGGCTGTTTGCTGGTGCTGTTCGGCGCCGACTTCAAGGGCTGGGTCGAGCAACGCCTGGGCAGCATCGCCGGCGCCCTGCGCGTCCCGTTGATGGCCCTGCTGTGCATGATCGGCAGCGGCGCAGCGCTGATCTACGCCACGCCCTGGGTGGTGAAGGGGCTGAGCCAGTTCAACAACTACAGCCTGGCGCCGGTGTTGTTGGTGGTGCTGGTGTTGATTGGCGTGGTCGCGGATCGCCGCTGA
- a CDS encoding RNA 2'-phosphotransferase codes for MSKKLLDETSKFLSFVLRHEPQAIGLTLDSEGWTNIDALIDGAARDGRTLDRTLIENVVASSDKKRFSISADGQSIRAVQGHSTKSVELQFEEKQPPETLYHGTATRFMDSINEQGLIPGSRHHVHLSQETATASAVGQRYGTVVILQVAARQMQEQGFRFYQAENGVWLTERVPVRYISIL; via the coding sequence ATGAGCAAGAAACTGCTGGACGAAACAAGCAAATTTCTCAGCTTCGTGCTGCGTCATGAGCCTCAGGCGATCGGCCTGACGCTGGACTCTGAAGGCTGGACGAACATCGACGCCTTGATCGATGGCGCGGCGCGGGACGGCAGAACGCTGGATCGCACGCTGATTGAAAACGTCGTGGCGAGCAGTGACAAGAAGCGCTTTTCGATCTCCGCAGATGGCCAGTCGATTCGTGCCGTACAGGGCCACTCGACGAAAAGCGTGGAACTGCAGTTCGAAGAAAAGCAGCCTCCGGAAACGCTGTACCACGGCACGGCGACACGTTTCATGGACTCGATCAACGAGCAGGGATTGATCCCGGGGTCACGTCATCACGTGCATTTGTCCCAAGAAACTGCCACCGCTTCAGCGGTTGGGCAACGTTACGGAACGGTCGTGATTCTGCAAGTCGCCGCGCGGCAAATGCAGGAACAGGGTTTCAGGTTCTATCAGGCCGAGAATGGCGTCTGGCTGACAGAGCGAGTCCCAGTGCGCTACATCTCGATTCTGTAA
- the trmB gene encoding tRNA (guanosine(46)-N7)-methyltransferase TrmB → MTESNDTPIQTEEGDERQHRRIKSFVMRAGRMTEGQQRGLDQGAPKFVLPLADAPVDYDQVFGRSAPRSLEIGFGMGHSLLEMAAAAPEQDFIGVEVHRPGVGALLNGVLTQGLTNLRVYDCDAIEVLNRCIADNSLDRLMLFFPDPWHKSRHHKRRIVQASFAELVRSKLKVGGILHMATDWEPYAEYMLEVMNVAPGYRNLAEDGKCVPRPAERPITKFERRGERLGHGVWDLKFEKLA, encoded by the coding sequence ATGACTGAATCGAACGACACGCCAATCCAGACGGAAGAAGGCGACGAGCGCCAACACCGTCGCATCAAGAGTTTCGTGATGCGCGCCGGGCGCATGACCGAAGGCCAGCAGCGCGGCCTGGATCAGGGCGCGCCGAAGTTCGTCCTGCCGCTGGCCGATGCGCCGGTGGATTACGACCAGGTGTTCGGCCGCTCCGCGCCGCGTTCGCTGGAGATCGGTTTCGGCATGGGCCACTCGCTGCTGGAAATGGCCGCCGCTGCGCCGGAACAGGATTTCATCGGTGTCGAGGTTCACCGTCCGGGTGTCGGCGCGCTGCTCAACGGCGTGCTGACTCAGGGCCTGACCAACCTGCGGGTCTACGATTGCGACGCGATCGAAGTGCTCAACCGCTGCATCGCCGACAACAGCCTTGATCGCCTGATGTTGTTCTTCCCGGATCCGTGGCACAAGAGCCGTCACCACAAGCGCCGCATCGTTCAGGCGTCCTTCGCTGAACTGGTGCGCAGCAAGCTGAAAGTCGGCGGCATTCTGCACATGGCCACTGACTGGGAGCCGTACGCCGAATACATGCTGGAAGTGATGAACGTCGCCCCGGGCTATCGCAACCTCGCCGAAGACGGCAAGTGCGTGCCGCGCCCGGCCGAACGCCCGATCACCAAGTTCGAACGCCGCGGCGAACGTCTTGGGCATGGCGTGTGGGATCTGAAGTTCGAAAAGCTCGCTTAA
- a CDS encoding thiazole synthase yields MSIVRSDKPFVLAGRTYQSRLLVGTGKYRDMEETRLAIEASGAEIVTFAVRRTNLGQIEGEPNLLEVLSPDRYTFLPNTAGCYDAVEAVRTCRLARELLDGHNLVKLEVLADQKTLFPNVIETLKAAEVLVKEGFDVMVYTSDDPIIARQLAEIGCIAVMPLAGLIGSGLGICNPYNLQIILEEAKIPVLVDAGVGTASDATISMELGCDAVLMNSAIAHAQQPIMMAEAMKHAIVAGRLAYLAGRMPKKLYASASSPLDGLIK; encoded by the coding sequence ATGAGCATCGTTCGTAGCGACAAGCCTTTCGTTCTGGCCGGTCGTACTTACCAGTCGCGTTTGCTGGTCGGTACCGGCAAGTACCGTGACATGGAAGAGACCCGTCTGGCCATCGAAGCCTCGGGTGCCGAGATCGTCACCTTCGCCGTGCGCCGCACCAACCTGGGCCAGATCGAAGGCGAGCCGAACCTGCTCGAAGTGCTGTCGCCGGATCGCTACACCTTCCTGCCGAACACCGCCGGCTGCTACGACGCGGTCGAGGCCGTGCGCACCTGCCGCCTGGCCCGTGAGCTGCTCGATGGCCACAATCTGGTGAAGCTGGAAGTGCTGGCCGACCAGAAAACCCTGTTCCCCAACGTGATCGAAACCCTCAAGGCCGCCGAAGTGCTGGTCAAGGAAGGCTTCGACGTGATGGTTTACACCAGTGATGACCCGATCATCGCCCGGCAACTGGCGGAAATCGGCTGCATCGCGGTCATGCCGCTGGCCGGTCTGATCGGCTCGGGCCTGGGGATCTGCAACCCGTACAACCTGCAGATCATCCTCGAAGAAGCGAAAATCCCGGTGCTGGTGGATGCCGGTGTCGGCACCGCTTCCGACGCCACCATCTCGATGGAGCTGGGCTGTGATGCGGTGCTGATGAACTCGGCCATCGCCCACGCCCAGCAGCCGATCATGATGGCTGAAGCCATGAAACACGCGATCGTCGCGGGCCGCCTGGCCTACCTCGCCGGCCGCATGCCGAAAAAACTCTATGCCAGCGCCTCTTCGCCGCTGGATGGTCTGATCAAGTAA
- the thiS gene encoding sulfur carrier protein ThiS, with the protein MRIQLNGESFELPDGETVAALLTRLDLTGRRVAVELNLDIVPRSQHADTTLNDGDNVEVVHAIGGG; encoded by the coding sequence ATGCGCATTCAGTTGAACGGTGAGTCCTTTGAACTGCCCGACGGTGAAACCGTTGCGGCCCTGCTGACCCGTCTGGATCTGACCGGACGCCGCGTCGCGGTCGAGCTCAATCTGGATATCGTCCCGCGCAGCCAGCATGCCGACACCACTTTGAACGACGGCGACAACGTCGAAGTGGTGCACGCCATCGGCGGCGGCTAG
- a CDS encoding DUF423 domain-containing protein, with protein sequence MLRSFLMLAAFFGFTGVGLGAFAAHGLKNRLTPEYLAIFHTGVTYQLVHALALFGVALLATQLQGRLVAWAGISFTVGILLFSGSLYLLTTIGIGKLGIITPFGGLAFLIGWLCLGLAAWRLQPTA encoded by the coding sequence ATGCTGCGTAGCTTTCTGATGCTGGCTGCCTTCTTTGGTTTCACGGGTGTCGGCCTCGGCGCATTCGCCGCCCATGGCCTGAAAAACCGCCTGACCCCGGAGTACCTGGCGATCTTCCACACCGGCGTCACCTACCAACTGGTGCACGCGCTGGCGCTGTTCGGCGTGGCGCTGCTGGCCACCCAGCTTCAGGGGCGTCTGGTCGCCTGGGCCGGGATCTCGTTCACCGTTGGCATCCTGTTGTTCTCTGGCAGCCTGTACCTGTTGACCACCATCGGTATCGGCAAGCTCGGCATCATTACCCCGTTCGGTGGTCTGGCGTTCCTGATCGGCTGGCTGTGCCTCGGACTCGCCGCCTGGCGCCTGCAGCCAACCGCTTGA
- the mtgA gene encoding monofunctional biosynthetic peptidoglycan transglycosylase: MLRSFLRRFTKALLWLAGGSVLLVLVFRFVPPPGTALMVERKIESWVDGEPIDLQRTWKPWDEISDDLKVAVIAGEDQKFPEHWGFDLSAIKAALAHNELGGSIRGASTLSQQVSKNLFLWSGRSYLRKGLEAWFTALIEVFWPKQRILEVYLNSVEWDDGVFGAEAAARHHFGVSAKSLSRQQASYLAAVLPNPRVWSASHPTSYVSRRAGWIRQQMSQLGGDSYLLTLNDSRKAPWAQ, from the coding sequence ATGCTGCGTTCATTTCTCCGTCGTTTCACGAAGGCCCTGCTCTGGTTAGCGGGCGGCAGCGTATTGCTGGTGTTGGTGTTTCGCTTCGTGCCGCCACCGGGCACGGCGCTGATGGTCGAGCGAAAGATCGAATCCTGGGTCGACGGCGAGCCGATCGACCTGCAACGCACGTGGAAGCCGTGGGACGAGATCTCCGATGACCTGAAGGTCGCGGTGATTGCCGGCGAAGACCAGAAATTCCCCGAGCACTGGGGTTTTGACCTGAGTGCAATCAAGGCCGCACTGGCCCACAACGAACTCGGCGGGTCGATTCGCGGCGCCAGCACCCTGAGCCAGCAAGTGTCGAAGAACCTGTTTTTGTGGTCCGGTCGCAGCTATCTGCGCAAAGGCCTGGAGGCCTGGTTCACCGCACTGATCGAAGTGTTCTGGCCCAAGCAGCGCATCCTTGAGGTGTATCTGAACAGTGTCGAATGGGATGACGGTGTGTTTGGTGCCGAAGCGGCGGCACGGCATCACTTTGGCGTAAGCGCCAAGTCTTTGTCGCGGCAGCAGGCGAGTTATCTGGCGGCCGTATTGCCCAATCCCCGGGTCTGGAGCGCCAGCCACCCGACATCCTATGTTTCACGCCGGGCCGGATGGATTCGCCAGCAGATGAGCCAGCTGGGCGGGGACAGCTACCTGCTGACACTCAATGATTCGCGCAAGGCACCGTGGGCCCAATGA
- the rpoH gene encoding RNA polymerase sigma factor RpoH — MSNSLQPAYALVPGANLEAYVHTVNSIPLLTPEQERELAESLYYEQDLGAARQMVLAHLRFVVHIARSYSGYGLAQADLIQEGNVGLMKAVKRFNPEMGVRLVSFAVHWIKAEIHEFILRNWRIVKVATTKAQRKLFFNLRSQKKRLAWLNNEEVHRVAESLGVEPREVREMESRLTGHDMAFDPAAEADDDSAFQSPANYLEDHRYDPARQLEDADWSDNSNHNLHEALEVLDERSRDILYQRWLAEEKATLHDLAQKYNVSAERIRQLEKSAMNKLKLSIAA, encoded by the coding sequence ATGTCCAATTCTTTGCAACCTGCGTATGCATTGGTTCCAGGCGCAAACCTGGAAGCCTACGTGCACACCGTCAACAGCATTCCATTGCTGACGCCGGAGCAGGAGCGTGAACTGGCCGAGAGTCTCTACTATGAGCAGGATTTGGGGGCGGCTCGGCAGATGGTGCTCGCCCACCTGCGGTTTGTCGTACACATTGCCCGTAGCTATTCCGGCTATGGTCTGGCTCAGGCTGACCTGATCCAGGAAGGCAATGTCGGCCTGATGAAGGCCGTGAAGCGTTTCAACCCGGAAATGGGTGTGCGTCTGGTGTCCTTCGCGGTGCACTGGATCAAGGCCGAAATTCACGAGTTCATCCTGCGCAACTGGCGGATCGTGAAAGTCGCGACCACCAAGGCCCAGCGCAAGCTGTTCTTCAACCTGCGCAGCCAGAAGAAACGTCTGGCCTGGCTGAACAACGAGGAAGTCCACCGTGTGGCGGAAAGCCTCGGCGTCGAGCCGCGTGAAGTGCGTGAGATGGAAAGCCGCCTGACCGGCCATGACATGGCCTTCGATCCGGCTGCCGAAGCCGACGACGACAGCGCTTTCCAGTCGCCGGCCAACTACCTGGAAGACCACCGGTACGACCCGGCGCGTCAACTGGAAGATGCCGACTGGAGCGACAACTCCAATCACAACCTGCACGAAGCGCTGGAAGTGCTGGACGAACGCAGCCGCGACATCCTCTACCAGCGCTGGCTGGCAGAAGAGAAAGCCACGCTGCACGACCTGGCGCAGAAGTACAACGTGTCGGCCGAGCGGATCCGTCAGCTCGAGAAGAGCGCGATGAACAAGCTCAAGTTGTCGATTGCCGCGTAA